In Oryza sativa Japonica Group chromosome 3, ASM3414082v1, one DNA window encodes the following:
- the LOC4333902 gene encoding binding partner of ACD11 1 isoform X2, with protein MQSESERSQLAYVTFKDSQGADTAVLLSGATIVDRSVIITPVVNYQLPPDARKQSAGEKSSSAESVVRKAEDVVSSMLAKGFVLSKDALNVARSFDERHNILSNATATVASLDRQYGVSEKISLGRAIVGSKVKEVDDRYQVSELTKSALAAAEQKASIASSAIMNNQYVSAGASWLTSAFGMVTKAAGDMSSMTKDKVDRAEEERKAIMWEERNGLVSDYAKIHLDEPSSWEPAVLPLESVDEQKLQAV; from the exons ATGCAAAG TGAATCTGAAAGGTCACAGCTTGCTTATGTTACATTTAAGGACTCACAAGGAGCAGATACTGCTGTGCTTCTCTCA GGGGCAACAATTGTTGACCGTTCTGTCATCATAACTCCAGTTGTGAACTATCAACTGCCTCCTGATGCACGCAAACAATCCGCA GGAGAGAAATCTTCCTCTGCTGAATCTGTAGTCAGGAAGGCAGAGGATGTTGTGAGCAGCATGTTGGCAAAGGGCTTTGTCCTCAGCAAGGATGCTCTGAACGTAGCAAGATCTTTTGACGAGCGTCACAACATACTGTCCAATGCTACAGCTACTGTCGCATCTCTAGACCGCCAGTATGGCGTGAGTGAAAAGATCAGTTTGGGCCGTGCAATTGTTGGTAGCAAGGTCAAGGAGGTGGATGATCGTTATCAGGTGTCAGAACTCACAAAGTCCGCTTTAGCGGCTGCGGAGCAGAAAGCCAGCATTGCAAGCTCTGCTATCATGAATAACCAGTATGTCTCAGCTGGTGCTTCCTGGTTAACAAGCGCATTTGGCATGGTAACCAAGGCGGCAGGTGACATGAGCTCCATGACCAAAGATAAGGTAGACAGGGCCGAAGAGGAGAGGAAAGCGATCATGTGGGAAGAGAGGAATGGGCTTGTAAGTGATTATGCCAAGATCCATCTTGATGAACCCTCTTCATGGGAGCCTGCAGTTCTTCCGTTGGAATCTGTGGATGAGCAGAAGCTCCAGGCTGTGTGA
- the LOC9270107 gene encoding uncharacterized protein isoform X1 — protein sequence MLRVSEDGGRRRRREAHAAGYGELGRALLDLQAAADQVFDAVTARTAEEREKLSAISRRISAAKAKIKTLSQSEEPLTIVSPAQHPSSCTNQEDFRPLFHDKYDDNSGGPSIATISVNGGFNRQEYGLEGTLELFQFFSEENCDYTPKEGRLKVKNKPAEAKDDTYLGSLMDKSNFPTPQNISMSGKDMKIEELPPPPPSLISKHLAKNQRSDDVRFESSWSPAHSDIPSAENRL from the exons atgctgcGGGTGTCggaggacggcgggcggcggcggcggcgggaggcccACGCGGCGGGGTACGGCGAGCTCGGCCGCGCCCTGCTCGACCTGCAGGCTGCCGCCGACCAGGTCTTCGACGCCGTCACGGCGCGG AcggcggaggagcgggagaAGCTCTCGGCCATTTCCCGGCGGATCAGCGCTGCAAAA GCTAAGATAAAAACATTGTCTCAGTCAGAGGAACCGTTGACAATTGTATCACCAGCGCAGCATCCTTCAAGTTGTACAAACCAAGAGGACTTCAGACCGCTGTTTCATGACAAATATGATGACAATAGTGGTGGACCGTCCATAGCAACTATTTCAGTAAATGGAGGGTTCAACAGA CAGGAATATGGACTAGAAGGCACACTTGAACTCTTTCAGTTTTTCTCTGAGGAGAACTGTGACTATACTCCAAAAGAAGGCCGTTTAAAG GTTAAAAATAAACCTGCTGAAGCTAAAGATGACACATATTTAGGGAGTCTTATGGATAAATCCAA CTTTCCAACTCCGCAAAACATTTCAATGTCTGGCAAGGACATGAAGATTGAAGAacttccacctccaccaccaagTCTAATATCAAAACACCTGGCT aaaaaccaGAGATCTGATGATGTTAGATTCGAATCAAGTTGGAGTCCAGCACACTCAGATATTCCTAGTGCAGAGAACCGATTGTAA
- the LOC4333902 gene encoding binding partner of ACD11 1 isoform X1 encodes MEVRTVKVSNISLNASKREITEFFSFSGDIEYVEMQSESERSQLAYVTFKDSQGADTAVLLSGATIVDRSVIITPVVNYQLPPDARKQSAGEKSSSAESVVRKAEDVVSSMLAKGFVLSKDALNVARSFDERHNILSNATATVASLDRQYGVSEKISLGRAIVGSKVKEVDDRYQVSELTKSALAAAEQKASIASSAIMNNQYVSAGASWLTSAFGMVTKAAGDMSSMTKDKVDRAEEERKAIMWEERNGLVSDYAKIHLDEPSSWEPAVLPLESVDEQKLQAV; translated from the exons ATGGAG GTCAGGACAGTAAAAGTTAGCAACATTTCATTGAATGCTTCAAAAAGGGAGATCACAgagttcttctctttctctggaGATATAGAATATGTTGAGATGCAAAG TGAATCTGAAAGGTCACAGCTTGCTTATGTTACATTTAAGGACTCACAAGGAGCAGATACTGCTGTGCTTCTCTCA GGGGCAACAATTGTTGACCGTTCTGTCATCATAACTCCAGTTGTGAACTATCAACTGCCTCCTGATGCACGCAAACAATCCGCA GGAGAGAAATCTTCCTCTGCTGAATCTGTAGTCAGGAAGGCAGAGGATGTTGTGAGCAGCATGTTGGCAAAGGGCTTTGTCCTCAGCAAGGATGCTCTGAACGTAGCAAGATCTTTTGACGAGCGTCACAACATACTGTCCAATGCTACAGCTACTGTCGCATCTCTAGACCGCCAGTATGGCGTGAGTGAAAAGATCAGTTTGGGCCGTGCAATTGTTGGTAGCAAGGTCAAGGAGGTGGATGATCGTTATCAGGTGTCAGAACTCACAAAGTCCGCTTTAGCGGCTGCGGAGCAGAAAGCCAGCATTGCAAGCTCTGCTATCATGAATAACCAGTATGTCTCAGCTGGTGCTTCCTGGTTAACAAGCGCATTTGGCATGGTAACCAAGGCGGCAGGTGACATGAGCTCCATGACCAAAGATAAGGTAGACAGGGCCGAAGAGGAGAGGAAAGCGATCATGTGGGAAGAGAGGAATGGGCTTGTAAGTGATTATGCCAAGATCCATCTTGATGAACCCTCTTCATGGGAGCCTGCAGTTCTTCCGTTGGAATCTGTGGATGAGCAGAAGCTCCAGGCTGTGTGA
- the LOC9270107 gene encoding uncharacterized protein isoform X2 has translation MLRVSEDGGRRRRREAHAAGYGELGRALLDLQAAADQVFDAVTARTAEEREKLSAISRRISAAKAKIKTLSQSEEPLTIVSPAQHPSSCTNQEDFRPLFHDKYDDNSGGPSIATISVNGGFNREYGLEGTLELFQFFSEENCDYTPKEGRLKVKNKPAEAKDDTYLGSLMDKSNFPTPQNISMSGKDMKIEELPPPPPSLISKHLAKNQRSDDVRFESSWSPAHSDIPSAENRL, from the exons atgctgcGGGTGTCggaggacggcgggcggcggcggcggcgggaggcccACGCGGCGGGGTACGGCGAGCTCGGCCGCGCCCTGCTCGACCTGCAGGCTGCCGCCGACCAGGTCTTCGACGCCGTCACGGCGCGG AcggcggaggagcgggagaAGCTCTCGGCCATTTCCCGGCGGATCAGCGCTGCAAAA GCTAAGATAAAAACATTGTCTCAGTCAGAGGAACCGTTGACAATTGTATCACCAGCGCAGCATCCTTCAAGTTGTACAAACCAAGAGGACTTCAGACCGCTGTTTCATGACAAATATGATGACAATAGTGGTGGACCGTCCATAGCAACTATTTCAGTAAATGGAGGGTTCAACAGA GAATATGGACTAGAAGGCACACTTGAACTCTTTCAGTTTTTCTCTGAGGAGAACTGTGACTATACTCCAAAAGAAGGCCGTTTAAAG GTTAAAAATAAACCTGCTGAAGCTAAAGATGACACATATTTAGGGAGTCTTATGGATAAATCCAA CTTTCCAACTCCGCAAAACATTTCAATGTCTGGCAAGGACATGAAGATTGAAGAacttccacctccaccaccaagTCTAATATCAAAACACCTGGCT aaaaaccaGAGATCTGATGATGTTAGATTCGAATCAAGTTGGAGTCCAGCACACTCAGATATTCCTAGTGCAGAGAACCGATTGTAA